One stretch of Bacteroidota bacterium DNA includes these proteins:
- a CDS encoding TlpA disulfide reductase family protein: MRSALFVLLLLGLTVGVIIGQTAKPVDTTNTFHAVFLEKSTAEAYTQHFTSWKQKPLYSATLLAGETPLSLEFVWSIDSLGKDWFWLIQNYGTNGYSTLLVMLEKTTEYQLKGTRNFQLFENNYDDYQMEFVVLLDSKMLLFRWNSPEKSSTTAEAIPVFKSNPIKVGKPMPEVSINTLSGFPYRLRYQNDSITVINSWNTYCQPCVLEMPELNKHEKKYSGRKIKFISVAWNKESEVKEFLKQNPFRYQHTLFNDSTFSILGGTFPRNVIIDAKGIVVYDHIGYDSLSTQTFGMKINNLLKAKE; the protein is encoded by the coding sequence ATGCGATCAGCACTTTTCGTTTTATTGTTGTTAGGATTAACTGTCGGTGTAATAATTGGTCAAACAGCCAAACCTGTTGATACGACTAACACATTCCATGCTGTATTTCTGGAAAAGAGTACTGCCGAAGCCTATACCCAACACTTTACCAGTTGGAAACAAAAGCCTCTTTATTCTGCCACTCTCCTTGCTGGTGAAACGCCATTGTCTTTAGAATTTGTCTGGAGTATAGATAGTTTAGGGAAGGATTGGTTCTGGTTAATTCAGAACTATGGAACTAATGGATATAGCACACTTTTAGTCATGTTAGAAAAAACAACGGAATATCAGCTGAAAGGAACGCGAAACTTTCAATTGTTTGAAAATAATTATGATGACTATCAGATGGAATTTGTCGTACTTCTAGACAGTAAAATGTTGTTATTTCGATGGAATAGTCCGGAAAAATCATCAACAACTGCTGAAGCAATTCCGGTATTTAAGTCGAATCCGATAAAAGTAGGAAAACCAATGCCCGAAGTCTCCATCAATACACTTTCAGGTTTTCCCTATCGTCTTCGGTATCAAAATGATTCAATAACAGTAATTAATAGTTGGAATACATATTGTCAGCCTTGTGTGCTAGAGATGCCAGAGTTAAATAAGCATGAAAAAAAATATTCTGGAAGAAAAATTAAGTTCATATCAGTTGCATGGAATAAAGAATCAGAAGTTAAAGAATTTTTAAAACAAAACCCTTTTCGGTATCAGCATACATTATTTAATGATAGTACATTTTCTATTTTGGGAGGAACGTTCCCGCGAAATGTCATTATTGATGCAAAAGGAATTGTTGTGTATGATCATATAGGATATGATTCACTATCCACACAGACATTTGGCATGAAGATCAACAACCTATTAAAAGCCAAGGAATGA